In Serratia liquefaciens ATCC 27592, the genomic stretch ATGAGCCAGGCGACGGTCACCGATATTCACCTGTTCCCGTTCCAGACGCGTTTTGTCGGGCCCGGTGCGGCGGATGGCATGACGCTGTACATGATGACCAGCCCGGAATACCACATGAAACGTCTGCTGGCGGCGGGCAGCGGGCCGATCTATCAGATGGGGCGCAGTTTCCGCAACGAAGAGGCCGGTCGTCATCACAACCCTGAATTCACCATGCTGGAGTGGTACCGTCCGCACTACGACATGTACCGGCTGATGAACGAGGTGGATGATCTGCTGCAGCAGGTTCTGGACTGCGAGAGTGCAGAGACCCTGTCTTATCAGCAGGCTTTCCTGCGCCATCTGGATATCGATCCGCTGTCAGCGGAGAAGGTACAACTGCGCGAAGCGGCGGCCAAACTCGATCTGAGCAACATTGCCGATACCGAAGAGGATCGCGATACGCTGCTGCAATTGTTGTTTACCGTTGGCGTGGAGCCGTACATCGGCCGTGATAAACCGGCGTTCGTTTATCACTTCCCGGCCAGCCAGGCGTCGCTGGCGGAGATCAGCACTGAAGATCACCGCGTGGCGGAGCGTTTCGAAGTCTATTTCAAAGGTATTGAACTGGCGAATGGCTTCCGTGAACTGACTGACAGCCGCGAGCAGCGTCAGCGTTTTGATCAGGACAACCGCAAGCGAGCGGAACGCGGTTTGCCGCAGCACCCGATTGATAACAACCTGCTGGATGCGCTGCAGCACGGTATGCCGGAGTGTTCCGGTGTGGCGCTAGGCGTTGATCGGCTGGTGATGCTGGCGTTGGGCGCTGAAAGCCTGAGTGAAGTGTTGGCCTTCCCGGTCGGGCGCGCATAACCGCTAATTCAGTGCCATTGCGATAAAAAAAGGGTTCGGCCATGGCCGAACCCTTTTTGCATACGGCGGTTACAAACTGCCCGATTCGCGTTTGGTGTTGGGCGCCGGTGTGGAGGCCGGCGTGCGACCGTTGCTGGTCAGGCGGGACAGCGTCTCGCTGCGTACCTGGAATGGTGGGTACGGCAGCGTAATGCCGTGCTCGCGATAGCCGGACAAGATCAACTGATGGATCTCGTGGCGCAACGGCATGCGGTGGCCCATCTCGGCGGCGTAAATACGCAGTTCAAAGATCTGAATACCCTGCTGCAGATCGACCAGATAAACCTCCGGTGCCGGATTATCCAGCACCAGCGAACAGCGTTCGGCGGCATTGGTCAGGATCTTGGTCACTTCTTCGCTGTTGGCTTCTGCCGGTGCCGGTACGGTCAGTACCACACGAGTCAGGTTGTCCGACAGCGACCAGTTAATGAACTGCTCGGTGATAAACGCCTTGTTCGGCACGATGATCTCTTTGCGATCCCAGTCTGAAATGGTGGTGGCGCGGGTGTTGATCTTGGTGACGGTACCGGTCAGGTTGCGGATCGTCACGGTATCACCAATGCGGATCGGTTTTTCAAACAGGATGATCAGGCCGGAGATAAAGTTGGAGAAGATCTCCTGCATACCAAAGCCCAACCCCACGCTGAGCGCGGTCACTACCCACTGCAATTTCGACCATTCGATACCGATCCAGGAAAAGCTGAGGATGGCGCCGAACAACAACAACAGATACTTGGTAATAGTGGTGATGGCGTAGCCGGTGCCCGGCGACAGATCCAGGTGCTGCAGTACCGCCAGCTCCAGCAGGGCCGGCAGGTTACGCACCAACTGCATGGTAACGATCAGCACCAGGATGGCGATCAATACCGCACCCAAGGTGATTGGATGCGCGGTTTCCACGCCGTTGACCGTTGACGTCACGTCCCACAGGGAGATGTTTTCCAGGAAGGCGAAGGCCGAGTGAATTTCTGACCACAGCACGATCACCGACACCAGCGCGATCATCGTCAGGATCGAACGAACCAACCGGAGCGACTGGGCACTGATGGTATCCAGATCGATCTCTGAATCATCCATGTCCATCGATCCTTCGGTGCTGTTGGGCGTATGCGGCGTTTCTTCTTCACCGCGTGCGCGCTGAGCCAGAATATCGGCCCGGCGTTGCTTGGCGCGGTCAAAGGCGATACGTCGCCGTTGGATCAGCATCCAGCGGCGAATAATGTGGTAAATCACCAGCAGGAAGAACCAGATGGCCACCGACGTTTCCAACCGCGCCAACAGTGCCTGAGAGGTGGTCAGATAGCCGACGGCGGAGGCCAGCGCCGCCAGCAGCGGCGCGGACAGCAATAGCCCCCACAGCGCGGTGTTGACCATGTTCTCGCCGGAGCCTTTTTTATCCAGATACAGCGGAATGCCGGCGCGTTTCAGGCTATTGGTGACGATGGCCAAAGCCAGACACAGCAGGATAAAGCACAACCGCCCCAGGGTATTGGCAAACTCGCGTTCTTTCAGGCTGTCGAAGGTGATTAACGCCATGATCAGCGGCACTATCAGCCAGATCGACATTTTGTAATAGCGCATGGCGCGTGAAACCTGCTTCACCGGCCAGCGGAAATGCACGATAAACAACCCCTGCGGGTGGGCGAAGGCGGCGCAAATCATACATACCCACAGGATCGGCAGCGTGGCGGTGACACCCTTGCCGATCGCTTCGGCTACCGGGTAGTTCCAGGCGCTTTGCAGGCCAAAGCCGAGCGCTGCCCAGAGCACCGGCAGCGGCAGTGCCACCAAAATCGACCAGAATACGGTGCGCAGGGTCAGGAAGAATTCGTCCTGGGTCACTTTGCCAACCCGGCTGCTGGCGCGTGTCAGGAAGGCGTGGTAGTGCTTGCGAGAGCTGATGCTGAAAATAACCAGCAGCAGGGCGCCGAAGATGGGGATCAGCGTTTCGCGGCTGGTCACCATCATCATGAAGGCCCCACCGAGCTGTGACAGCGTATCCAGCGACAGCAGACGCGTCAGATCGTGCGCGACGTTAATCGGATAGGACAGGGTGATAGGATTGACGTCAGGCACCCAGAACAGATAGCGGTGGGTGGCGTCCTTGATTTCGTTTAACGCCTCGATCAACTGGGTGTTGGCCACTTTCAGCTTGGTCAGCTCGAGGATCTGCGTATCGCACCCGGACAGCAGTGAATTCAGCAGTTCCCTCTGAGTGCGTAACTGGGCGTCGACAATGCGTCTTTCCGCGCTGGTCAGTTCACTGCCGTCGTCACGTTTGAATTCGCGCTGTGACAGTTTTTCCAGTTGGCTTTCAAACTGCAGGCGCTGTACGCGCAGTTGGGCCATATCGCCATCGAGCTGCTGCGGCTTGGGCATTTCCGGCAGCGTGGCGACCTGAGCACGCAGGGTTTCTCCCAGCGCCGATGAGGAGCCGAGCCACTGGGCCTGTTCGATAATGGTGCTTAATGCCTGGCGCACCTGCAGCGTTTGCGCGGCGGCTTGACGTTGTTGGGATGAAATCAGATCCATGCGCTGGGCCTGATTGTTCAGCGCCGCAGACAGTTCACGGTTGATTTGCAACTGCTGACTGATACTTTTCGGCAGATCGCCATTTTGCTCGGCCAACTGCTCGGTTTTTTCCAGTGCCAGTTCGGCTTCGCGCTGTCGCTGGGCATTGAGGTTATTGCGCAGTGCCTGCAGTTGAACGTCAATCTTCTCGTGGCGCTTTTTGTAGACTTCGGCGCGCATCCGCGCCAGTTCCTGGCGGTTGTTGGCCGACAGCTGTGCCAGTTCGAGCTCATCGACTTTTGCTTTGCGTGCAGCGGCTTCCGCCTGCAATAACGCCAGCGCAGCCTGAGCATGCGGAGTGGTCGGGTTGGCGGGTTGGGCCTGCAGGCGACGTTGAATCTCGGTCAATGCACGGCGAGCGTCGGTTTGCTGCTGCGGCAATTGGCCGAGGGAATCGCTGATTTCCCGCGTGCGCTCCTGCTCTTGCTGCAGCAAACGCGCCTGTTCCAGCAGCAGGCTGCTGGTTTGCAGGATTTGCTGTTCCAAATCGCTGGCCGGCAGGTTATCGCCGTTCGGCAGGATTTTGCTGTCTTCCAGCGCTAACTGACGACGCAGTTCCTGCGTCATCTTGGGGAAATCGTCGATCACGCGCTGATACTGCTCAACGCGCGTTAGCGACTCTTTACGCTCCGACAGCCAGTTGAGGGCGCTTTGCAACGCCTCAGTGGTTTCCGCCTGATTAGGCGCGCTCTTGTTGCTCTCGGCCTGCTTCAGCTCCTGTTTGAGCTGTGTTTCGGTGGGCACCGTGGCGGCCAGCACCGGTTGAGCCAGTAAGCAACCGAGCAATAACGTGATAATCAGGCGCACAGCGTCAATTCCTTCAGATCTGCGGTGTTTCAACGGCAGCAGATGCGGCCGGGATTTCTGCGAAGGCTTCGCCCATGCGGGTCACGGTGCCGTTGTTCAGCTGCGGCGCGAACTGTACGCTGCCTGGGGTAAACAGGTTAATGACTGTCGAACCCAGCTTGAAGCGGCCCATTTCTTCGCCTTTCTCCAGCACGATAGCGCCTTCCGCACCTTCTTCAGGATAGGTCCAGCGTTTGATAATGCCTTCGCGTGGCGGGGTTACCGTGCCGGCCCAGACGGTTTCGATGCTGCCGACGATGGTGGCACCCACCAGGATCTGCACCATTGGCCCGACAGCGGTATCAAACACGCAGATCACACGCTCATTGCGCGCGAACAGGTTTGGCACGTTGGCGGCGGTCAATGGGTTAACGGAGAATAGGTCACCCGGCACATAAATCATTTCGCGCAGCACGCCGTTGCACGGCATATGTACGCGGTGATAATCCCGCGGAGCCAGGTAGGTGGTGGCGAACAGACCGTTACGGAACGGCTCTGCCAGCACATAGTTGCCGGCCAACAGCGCTTCCAGGCTGTAGTTGTGGCCTTTGGCCTGGAAAATTTGGTCGTCGTGGATCTGGCCGAGCTGGCTGATGGCACCGTCTGCGGGCAGGGCCAGCCAGTTGGCGTCGCTGATGATCGGGCGGGCGCCGTCACGCAGCGGGCGTACAAAGAATTCGTTGAAGCTGGCGTAGGCGCTCAGCTCTGGATGTTGCGACTCTTGCATGTTTACGCGGTAATAACGGGCAAAGCCCTTCAGAACCAATTGGGTCAACCAACCGGCCTGCTTGTCCGCACCCCAGCCCGCCAGGCGGGTCAGAGCCAGCTTCGGTAACCAGTACTGCAATTTAATTTTGATGCTATCCAGCACGTTTAACCTCTTGAATCAGGGTAAAGGGCGCGCATTGTAACGCTGGCTCTGCCACCGTCAACGCCGCCCGGCATTATCAGTCTGCGGCATCGGTGAAGTTCTTGCGAACCTTCACTTGCGCCATGCTTTCCAGAATACGGTGATAGTTGTCGAAACGTTCTTTGGCGATATCGCCTTTTTCCATTGCGGCACGGATAGCACAGCCTGGATCGGTATCGTGGCGGCAATCACGGAACTTGCAACCGCCTAAATAGTTACGGAATTCGACAAAACCTTGGGTGATTTGTTCCGGTTCCAGGTGCCATAGGCCAAACTCACGTACGCCTGGGGAGTCGATCACGTCGCCGCCGTGCTGGAAATGATACAGCCGTGCAGCGGTGGTGGTATGTTGCCCGAGCCCAGAGACATCGGAAACCTGATTTACCAGAATTTGCTCTTTGGAAGCTGGCAGCAGAGCGTTAAGCAGGCTGGACTTGCCGACCCCCGACTGCCCGGCGAAAATACTGATGCGGCCGACCAGCGCTTGTTCAAACGCTTCCATGCCTTCGCGCGTCTGGCTGGAGACTTCCAGCACCCGATAACCAATCTTGCGATAGGTATCCATCATGCCGTCGACCCGTTTGCGCGCTTCGGCATCCAACAGATCGATCTTGTTCAGTACGATCAGCGGCTCAACTTCCAGCGTTTCACAGGCCACCAGGTAGCGGTCGATGATGTTCAGCGAAAGCTCGGGTAATATCGCCGAAACGATAACGATTTGGTTGATATTGGCGGCGATAGGCTTCACGCCGTCATAGAAATCTGGGCGTGTCAGCACCGAGGTGCGTTCATGCACGGCCTCGACAATGCCTTTGACCCCTTCATGGGTACCGACGCCAGGGCGCCACACTACGCGATCGCCGGTGACCAGCGAACGCAGCGTACGGCGAATATTGCAGCGGTGTTGGGTGCCGTCCGCTGCCTCAACGTCGGCATGCATCCCGAAACGGCTGATGACGATACCGTCCTGCGGCTCGCCCAGTTGGGAATCATCCAGTTCCGGTTTTTTATCGGTGCGTTTCAGGCGACGTTGATGGTTCGCCTGTACACGGCGTTCTTGACCTTTGGACAGTTTGTTCTTGCTCACTGCGCCTCACTTGAATCCGCTTTATCGCTCATGGCGACCAAAAGGACTATGATACACGCTATTTTATATTAAATAACCGTTGTTAGCCGCCACGCGCAGCGCACCTTGGCCGCTGAACGGCCAGCGCCGGTCGCCGCCTTGCCTACAGTTTGTTTATCTTTTGGCTTTTACGCAGGAAATATCATGACAGGAAACGAAAATAACCTGATTTGGATCGATCTGGAGATGACCGGGTTGGATCCTGAACGCGATCGCATTATCGAGATCGCTACGCTGGTCACCGATGCCAATCTGAACATTCTCGCGGAAGGGCCGGTGATCGCCGTACACCAATCCGATGAACAGCTTGCCCTGATGGATGACTGGAACGTGCGCACCCATACCGGCAGCGGCCTGGTGGAGCGGGTGAAAGCCAGCCAGTTTGACGACCATGCCGCTGAGCTGGCCACCATCGCCTTCCTGCAGCAGTGGGTGCCGGCGGGCAAATCGCCGATCTGCGGCAACAGCGTGGGTCAGGACCGCCGTTTCCTGTTCCGCTATATGCCCGAACTGGAAGCCTACTTCCATTACCGTTATCTGGACGTCAGTACGCTGAAAGAACTGGCGCGCCGTTGGAAGCCGGAAATCCTCAGTGGCTTCAAGAAGCAGGGCACCCACCAGGCAATGGACGACATTCGCGAGTCGGTAGGTGA encodes the following:
- the asd gene encoding archaetidylserine decarboxylase (Phosphatidylserine decarboxylase is synthesized as a single chain precursor. Generation of the pyruvoyl active site from a Ser is coupled to cleavage of a Gly-Ser bond between the larger (beta) and smaller (alpha chains). It is an integral membrane protein.), with the translated sequence MLDSIKIKLQYWLPKLALTRLAGWGADKQAGWLTQLVLKGFARYYRVNMQESQHPELSAYASFNEFFVRPLRDGARPIISDANWLALPADGAISQLGQIHDDQIFQAKGHNYSLEALLAGNYVLAEPFRNGLFATTYLAPRDYHRVHMPCNGVLREMIYVPGDLFSVNPLTAANVPNLFARNERVICVFDTAVGPMVQILVGATIVGSIETVWAGTVTPPREGIIKRWTYPEEGAEGAIVLEKGEEMGRFKLGSTVINLFTPGSVQFAPQLNNGTVTRMGEAFAEIPAASAAVETPQI
- the rsgA gene encoding small ribosomal subunit biogenesis GTPase RsgA, translated to MSKNKLSKGQERRVQANHQRRLKRTDKKPELDDSQLGEPQDGIVISRFGMHADVEAADGTQHRCNIRRTLRSLVTGDRVVWRPGVGTHEGVKGIVEAVHERTSVLTRPDFYDGVKPIAANINQIVIVSAILPELSLNIIDRYLVACETLEVEPLIVLNKIDLLDAEARKRVDGMMDTYRKIGYRVLEVSSQTREGMEAFEQALVGRISIFAGQSGVGKSSLLNALLPASKEQILVNQVSDVSGLGQHTTTAARLYHFQHGGDVIDSPGVREFGLWHLEPEQITQGFVEFRNYLGGCKFRDCRHDTDPGCAIRAAMEKGDIAKERFDNYHRILESMAQVKVRKNFTDAAD
- the orn gene encoding oligoribonuclease; translated protein: MTGNENNLIWIDLEMTGLDPERDRIIEIATLVTDANLNILAEGPVIAVHQSDEQLALMDDWNVRTHTGSGLVERVKASQFDDHAAELATIAFLQQWVPAGKSPICGNSVGQDRRFLFRYMPELEAYFHYRYLDVSTLKELARRWKPEILSGFKKQGTHQAMDDIRESVGELAYYREHFIQL
- the epmA gene encoding elongation factor P--(R)-beta-lysine ligase — its product is MSETASWQPSAPIANLLKRAAILTEIRRFFADRGVLEVETPTMSQATVTDIHLFPFQTRFVGPGAADGMTLYMMTSPEYHMKRLLAAGSGPIYQMGRSFRNEEAGRHHNPEFTMLEWYRPHYDMYRLMNEVDDLLQQVLDCESAETLSYQQAFLRHLDIDPLSAEKVQLREAAAKLDLSNIADTEEDRDTLLQLLFTVGVEPYIGRDKPAFVYHFPASQASLAEISTEDHRVAERFEVYFKGIELANGFRELTDSREQRQRFDQDNRKRAERGLPQHPIDNNLLDALQHGMPECSGVALGVDRLVMLALGAESLSEVLAFPVGRA
- the mscM gene encoding miniconductance mechanosensitive channel MscM — its product is MRLIITLLLGCLLAQPVLAATVPTETQLKQELKQAESNKSAPNQAETTEALQSALNWLSERKESLTRVEQYQRVIDDFPKMTQELRRQLALEDSKILPNGDNLPASDLEQQILQTSSLLLEQARLLQQEQERTREISDSLGQLPQQQTDARRALTEIQRRLQAQPANPTTPHAQAALALLQAEAAARKAKVDELELAQLSANNRQELARMRAEVYKKRHEKIDVQLQALRNNLNAQRQREAELALEKTEQLAEQNGDLPKSISQQLQINRELSAALNNQAQRMDLISSQQRQAAAQTLQVRQALSTIIEQAQWLGSSSALGETLRAQVATLPEMPKPQQLDGDMAQLRVQRLQFESQLEKLSQREFKRDDGSELTSAERRIVDAQLRTQRELLNSLLSGCDTQILELTKLKVANTQLIEALNEIKDATHRYLFWVPDVNPITLSYPINVAHDLTRLLSLDTLSQLGGAFMMMVTSRETLIPIFGALLLVIFSISSRKHYHAFLTRASSRVGKVTQDEFFLTLRTVFWSILVALPLPVLWAALGFGLQSAWNYPVAEAIGKGVTATLPILWVCMICAAFAHPQGLFIVHFRWPVKQVSRAMRYYKMSIWLIVPLIMALITFDSLKEREFANTLGRLCFILLCLALAIVTNSLKRAGIPLYLDKKGSGENMVNTALWGLLLSAPLLAALASAVGYLTTSQALLARLETSVAIWFFLLVIYHIIRRWMLIQRRRIAFDRAKQRRADILAQRARGEEETPHTPNSTEGSMDMDDSEIDLDTISAQSLRLVRSILTMIALVSVIVLWSEIHSAFAFLENISLWDVTSTVNGVETAHPITLGAVLIAILVLIVTMQLVRNLPALLELAVLQHLDLSPGTGYAITTITKYLLLLFGAILSFSWIGIEWSKLQWVVTALSVGLGFGMQEIFSNFISGLIILFEKPIRIGDTVTIRNLTGTVTKINTRATTISDWDRKEIIVPNKAFITEQFINWSLSDNLTRVVLTVPAPAEANSEEVTKILTNAAERCSLVLDNPAPEVYLVDLQQGIQIFELRIYAAEMGHRMPLRHEIHQLILSGYREHGITLPYPPFQVRSETLSRLTSNGRTPASTPAPNTKRESGSL